A section of the Asticcacaulis sp. EMRT-3 genome encodes:
- a CDS encoding glycosyltransferase family 39 protein: MPELDKLHDLNATPATLGPQKPLFGDERQLLRVAIALWLVLLVWKFSVGLISHVIWEESHFVMSGQYLALGYPDIPAGFPWLARLITTIFGWHIWPLRLVGLAIAMAIPWAVWFMATPVTSQRNALWAAIISMLIPAISLNGTIFYPEGALQLLLALMLGCILRGMKGDGLKWWIWAGVCAGIGQLVHFRFLVPGLAVVVYMLADRHGRTLWTHKGVWITAAIGLLGLLPAFIYNAQEGWPAIEFHVIRRPHYDPDPKHVLSLIETQFAIWTPLFFIAIWGAVKHALWPKPERDDKGEKLPRRPSGPEALLAWQVVVIFLFYALQATVNKKVMPHWPFMAAIPMLPMVPGVLIRFTDKARTLNGRRLRAVLIATGPLLALLIGVAATGYQILYDNSAKLTSQWRAFNILKNEDWTLLEPALHKALVRTRVRFGGTPVIATNGHIAAVHLEFPADHQKGRRVYTLGDPYDDVSMFSVARHDWHLDRQALMTDHAGGGVVLALLEPSYIYHEPEQTALYTQLCKDFDAIEPEGITALPPYRTAIDFFTARVRTSPLSDAEVDSKPCPLVPQLYIAHPTRGDFISHDNTSQLYGMAADPKGVTAVDILLDGKVVAHAHYGIDEKSHPAPNLLKYDPNWPRLQYTYSFPKGSLKVGTHTLSARATRSDGTTFEADPRVLYVE; this comes from the coding sequence ATGCCTGAGCTAGACAAACTGCACGATCTCAATGCCACGCCGGCTACGCTGGGGCCACAAAAGCCGTTGTTCGGCGATGAGCGCCAGCTCTTGCGCGTCGCCATCGCGCTATGGCTCGTCTTGCTGGTCTGGAAATTCTCGGTCGGCCTGATCAGCCATGTCATCTGGGAAGAGAGCCATTTCGTCATGTCGGGCCAGTATCTGGCGCTCGGCTATCCCGATATTCCCGCCGGTTTTCCGTGGCTGGCCCGGCTGATCACCACAATTTTCGGCTGGCACATCTGGCCCTTACGGCTGGTGGGGCTGGCCATCGCCATGGCGATTCCGTGGGCGGTTTGGTTCATGGCCACACCCGTCACCAGCCAGCGCAACGCCCTGTGGGCGGCGATCATTTCGATGCTGATCCCCGCCATCAGCCTCAATGGCACCATCTTCTATCCAGAAGGCGCCTTGCAATTGCTGCTGGCCCTGATGCTGGGCTGCATCCTGCGCGGCATGAAGGGAGACGGCCTCAAATGGTGGATATGGGCCGGTGTCTGCGCAGGCATTGGCCAGCTCGTTCATTTTCGCTTTCTGGTGCCGGGTCTGGCCGTCGTGGTCTATATGCTGGCTGATCGGCACGGCCGCACCCTGTGGACACATAAGGGCGTGTGGATTACCGCTGCCATCGGGCTTCTGGGCCTGCTGCCCGCCTTTATTTACAATGCTCAGGAAGGCTGGCCGGCCATTGAGTTCCACGTCATCCGCCGTCCTCACTATGATCCTGATCCGAAACATGTCTTAAGCCTGATCGAAACCCAGTTTGCCATCTGGACGCCGCTCTTTTTCATCGCCATCTGGGGCGCGGTCAAACACGCGCTGTGGCCGAAGCCCGAACGGGACGACAAGGGCGAAAAACTACCGCGTCGGCCCTCCGGCCCGGAAGCCCTGCTGGCCTGGCAGGTGGTGGTGATCTTCCTGTTTTACGCCCTGCAAGCCACGGTCAATAAAAAGGTGATGCCGCACTGGCCCTTCATGGCCGCCATCCCCATGCTGCCTATGGTGCCCGGTGTTCTGATCCGTTTCACCGACAAGGCCCGAACACTAAATGGCCGCCGCCTGCGCGCGGTTCTGATCGCCACCGGCCCTCTGCTGGCCCTGTTGATCGGCGTGGCCGCCACTGGCTATCAGATCCTCTACGACAATTCGGCCAAACTCACGTCGCAGTGGCGCGCTTTCAACATTCTCAAAAACGAAGACTGGACCCTGCTCGAACCTGCCCTGCATAAGGCACTGGTGCGGACCAGGGTTCGCTTTGGCGGCACACCCGTCATCGCCACCAATGGCCATATTGCCGCCGTCCACCTCGAATTTCCAGCCGATCATCAAAAAGGCCGTCGCGTCTATACGCTCGGCGACCCCTATGATGATGTCAGCATGTTTTCGGTGGCGCGCCACGACTGGCACCTCGACCGTCAGGCCCTGATGACCGATCATGCTGGCGGCGGCGTGGTGCTGGCTCTGCTGGAGCCATCCTACATCTATCACGAACCCGAACAGACGGCGCTCTATACTCAGCTCTGCAAGGATTTCGACGCCATCGAGCCGGAAGGTATCACGGCGCTACCGCCCTATCGCACGGCCATCGATTTCTTCACCGCCCGTGTGCGCACCTCCCCGCTCAGTGATGCCGAGGTCGATAGCAAGCCCTGCCCGCTGGTGCCGCAGCTCTATATCGCCCACCCAACGCGGGGCGATTTCATCTCACATGATAATACAAGCCAGCTTTACGGCATGGCCGCCGATCCGAAGGGTGTGACCGCCGTTGATATATTGCTTGATGGCAAGGTGGTGGCCCACGCCCATTACGGCATCGACGAAAAGAGCCATCCCGCGCCGAACCTGCTGAAATATGACCCGAACTGGCCCCGGCTGCAATATACCTACAGCTTCCCGAAAGGCTCATTGAAGGTCGGCACCCACACGCTTTCAGCCCGCGCCACCCGCTCAGACGGCACCACCTTTGAGGCCGATCCGCGCGTGCTGTACGTGGAGTGA
- a CDS encoding alpha/beta hydrolase — protein MRHIWKTSALAALILAASTAGAQTVIPLWAKGQPGFESRRDIPEQHADWWWRSINNPSLTVYAPAPDKNSGTAIIIAPGGGHENLVFHAEGEQPAQYLQNLGVTAFALKYVLAREKGSPYSIEGDAKADLVRAIRYVRAHAAQYGINPHRIGIMGFSAGGELTSMAAFNPPAADPKAPDPIDRIDARPDFLIEIYPGPLGLPPFVDHAPPPVFLLNGSADRMAMADTDAIERLYDAWPAVPFERHVMAGIPHAFNMGDRSDHKTVRDWPQRLADWLSDMGWLTPAATTTPAK, from the coding sequence ATGCGTCACATCTGGAAAACATCAGCGCTGGCCGCGCTTATTTTGGCCGCCTCCACGGCTGGCGCCCAAACCGTCATCCCGCTGTGGGCCAAGGGTCAGCCCGGCTTTGAATCGCGCCGCGACATTCCCGAACAACATGCCGACTGGTGGTGGCGTTCGATCAATAACCCCTCCCTCACCGTCTATGCGCCTGCGCCCGATAAGAATAGCGGCACGGCGATCATTATCGCGCCCGGTGGCGGCCATGAAAATCTCGTCTTCCATGCCGAAGGTGAACAGCCGGCGCAATATCTGCAAAATCTCGGCGTCACCGCCTTCGCGCTGAAATATGTGCTGGCGCGCGAAAAGGGCTCGCCCTATTCGATTGAGGGCGACGCCAAGGCCGATCTGGTCAGGGCCATCCGCTATGTGCGCGCCCACGCCGCCCAATATGGCATCAACCCGCACCGCATCGGCATTATGGGCTTTTCAGCGGGCGGCGAACTGACCTCGATGGCGGCCTTCAACCCACCCGCTGCCGATCCCAAGGCCCCCGATCCCATCGACCGTATCGACGCGCGCCCCGATTTCCTCATCGAAATCTATCCGGGGCCGCTCGGCCTGCCGCCCTTCGTCGATCACGCGCCGCCGCCCGTCTTCCTGCTCAATGGCTCGGCCGACCGCATGGCGATGGCCGACACCGACGCCATCGAGCGGCTGTATGACGCCTGGCCGGCCGTACCTTTCGAGCGTCACGTCATGGCGGGCATCCCGCACGCCTTCAATATGGGCGACCGCTCCGACCACAAGACGGTGCGCGACTGGCCGCAACGCCTGGCCGACTGGCTGAGCGACATGGGCTGGCTGACCCCCGCCGCCACGACAACTCCGGCGAAATAA
- a CDS encoding Dabb family protein: protein MIRHIVMFNSTNPANRDSIYRGLSVLTQIPQARILEVAFNEKIDQIANEIDIVVYGEFDTLEDFRAYKAHPLYEESIRQVRHLRNVRMAADYTIENATRQLVKG from the coding sequence ATGATCCGTCACATCGTTATGTTCAACAGCACGAATCCGGCGAACCGCGACAGCATTTATCGCGGCCTGTCGGTGCTGACCCAGATCCCGCAGGCGCGAATTCTGGAAGTGGCGTTTAACGAAAAGATCGACCAGATCGCCAATGAGATCGACATCGTCGTCTATGGTGAGTTCGACACGCTGGAAGATTTCCGCGCCTACAAGGCCCATCCGCTCTACGAAGAATCGATCCGTCAGGTGCGCCATTTGCGCAATGTGCGCATGGCCGCTGATTACACGATCGAAAACGCCACACGGCAACTGGTCAAGGGCTGA
- a CDS encoding DsbA family oxidoreductase produces MRIDIWSDVVCPFCYIGKASLEQALSEAGVKAEIVHRAFRLQPGEVPQPVDDMLARKYGLTGAAAEAQQQRVTDMAAQFGLDFRLADTLIGDTLDAHKLLVLSAEKGVQDRLLSALYRAYFTDHQNIFDRETLLAIGAEAGLTPDDIQAALTSAEIAARVSDDEALARANGVRGVPFFVIDGQYALSGAQPPAAFADVFRRVQPVAEGRVCGPDNCDPE; encoded by the coding sequence ATGCGCATCGATATCTGGTCTGACGTCGTCTGTCCGTTTTGCTATATCGGCAAGGCTTCGCTCGAACAGGCGCTGAGTGAGGCGGGCGTAAAGGCCGAGATCGTCCATCGCGCCTTTCGCCTGCAACCGGGTGAGGTGCCGCAGCCGGTTGACGACATGCTGGCCCGCAAATACGGCCTGACGGGGGCGGCGGCAGAGGCTCAGCAACAGCGCGTCACCGATATGGCGGCGCAGTTCGGCCTCGATTTCCGTCTGGCCGACACCCTGATCGGTGACACGCTCGATGCCCATAAACTGCTCGTTCTGAGCGCAGAAAAAGGCGTTCAGGACAGGCTTTTGAGCGCACTTTACCGCGCCTATTTCACCGATCATCAAAATATCTTCGACCGCGAAACCCTGCTGGCCATTGGCGCAGAGGCCGGTCTGACCCCAGACGATATACAGGCGGCGCTGACCTCCGCCGAGATAGCGGCGCGCGTCAGCGATGATGAAGCCTTAGCGCGCGCCAATGGCGTACGCGGCGTACCCTTCTTTGTGATTGATGGCCAGTATGCCCTGTCGGGCGCCCAGCCGCCCGCCGCCTTCGCCGACGTTTTCCGCCGCGTGCAACCCGTGGCGGAAGGCCGGGTCTGCGGGCCGGATAACTGCGATCCTGAATAG
- a CDS encoding MerC domain-containing protein produces MTTVPKKSKWLDFASVGLSGLCVVHCLALPLLAAVLPLAGALAHDPWVHPLLVLIAAPLSLSAIHTSRAWRKLPVVGLILAGLTLLALAAFVPALENVETLLSVTGALAIAGAHWVNYRSQHRHASTGHGHTPDCACEPAAE; encoded by the coding sequence ATGACCACCGTACCCAAGAAAAGCAAATGGCTGGATTTCGCCTCGGTCGGCCTGTCGGGCCTCTGTGTCGTGCATTGTCTGGCCCTGCCGCTTCTGGCCGCCGTCCTGCCGCTGGCCGGGGCTTTGGCGCATGATCCGTGGGTGCATCCTTTGCTGGTGCTGATCGCCGCGCCGCTCAGCCTGAGCGCCATCCACACATCAAGAGCGTGGCGCAAACTGCCTGTGGTGGGCCTGATCCTGGCGGGCCTGACCCTGCTGGCTCTGGCGGCCTTCGTGCCGGCGCTGGAAAATGTTGAAACCCTGCTGAGCGTCACGGGTGCCCTGGCCATTGCGGGCGCCCACTGGGTCAATTACCGCAGTCAGCACCGCCATGCCTCTACAGGACACGGGCACACGCCGGATTGCGCCTGCGAACCGGCGGCCGAGTAA
- a CDS encoding ABC transporter ATP-binding protein/permease, giving the protein MTQPMPKPKAKASETLTFLMPYLWPEGRMDLKLQVMWALLAMVVGKLLTVATPFAYKWAVNAFGAHGAHPVGWWQLVMMSPIILVLAYGVARMFSQIFNNIRDGMFAAVGQHAVRGLANRAFVHLHNLSLRFHLQRRTGGLSRVIERGKSGIETIIRLTMMVGIPTVLEFVLTAISLWAQFDLIYVVVVAVTVVVYVWFSIIASNMRISIRKEMNEADSDAMSKAVDSLLNFETVKYFSNEALERGRYDRATGMYEQAAIKTYTSLAWLNIGQAIIFSIGMAVVMLMSAYEVVHGTKTIGHFVLANAFMMQLAIPLNFIGTLYREISTGLIDMEAMFNLLDEPEEVVDAADAKDLIVTDGAVKFRDVVFSYDPDREILKGVSFEVPAGKTVAIVGPSGAGKSTISRLLFRFYDVKGGSIEIDGQDIRGVSQASLRKTIGMVPQDTVLFNDTISYNIAYGRYGASRAEVEDAADRAQISGFIATLPKGYDTEVGERGLKLSGGEKQRVAIARTLLKSPPILILDEATSALDTHTEREIQASLDDVSKNRTTLVIAHRLSTVVAADEILVLKDGVISERGRHHDLMRQNGLYASMWERQRAADEAKQALAKVTSDVE; this is encoded by the coding sequence ATGACCCAGCCTATGCCGAAGCCCAAGGCGAAGGCGTCGGAAACCCTGACCTTCCTGATGCCCTATCTGTGGCCGGAAGGCCGGATGGATCTCAAGCTTCAGGTGATGTGGGCGTTGCTGGCTATGGTGGTGGGCAAGCTTTTGACCGTGGCCACGCCGTTTGCCTATAAGTGGGCGGTCAATGCCTTTGGGGCGCACGGTGCGCATCCGGTGGGCTGGTGGCAACTCGTCATGATGTCGCCGATCATCCTGGTGCTGGCTTACGGCGTCGCGCGGATGTTCTCGCAGATTTTCAACAATATCCGCGACGGCATGTTCGCTGCGGTGGGTCAGCACGCCGTGCGGGGCCTGGCCAACCGCGCCTTTGTCCATCTGCATAATCTTTCGCTGCGCTTTCATTTGCAGCGCCGCACCGGCGGGCTGTCACGGGTGATCGAACGCGGCAAGTCGGGCATTGAAACCATTATCCGCCTGACCATGATGGTCGGCATCCCGACCGTGCTTGAATTTGTCCTGACCGCCATCAGCCTGTGGGCGCAGTTCGACCTGATCTATGTCGTGGTGGTGGCGGTGACCGTGGTGGTCTATGTCTGGTTCTCGATTATCGCTTCGAACATGCGCATCTCGATCCGCAAGGAGATGAATGAGGCTGATTCCGACGCCATGTCGAAGGCGGTCGATTCGCTGCTCAATTTCGAAACGGTCAAATATTTCAGCAATGAGGCGCTGGAGCGCGGCCGCTATGACCGCGCCACCGGCATGTATGAACAGGCGGCGATCAAGACCTATACCTCGCTGGCCTGGCTCAATATCGGTCAGGCGATCATCTTTTCCATCGGCATGGCCGTGGTGATGCTGATGTCGGCCTATGAGGTCGTGCATGGCACCAAGACCATCGGCCATTTCGTGCTGGCCAATGCCTTCATGATGCAATTGGCCATTCCGCTCAACTTCATCGGCACGCTGTACCGCGAAATCTCGACCGGCCTGATCGACATGGAAGCCATGTTCAACCTGCTCGACGAGCCCGAAGAGGTGGTCGATGCGGCGGATGCGAAGGATCTGATCGTCACCGATGGCGCGGTGAAGTTCAGGGATGTGGTGTTTTCCTATGATCCCGACCGCGAAATTCTGAAAGGCGTGTCGTTTGAGGTGCCGGCGGGCAAGACGGTGGCGATTGTCGGGCCTTCGGGGGCCGGTAAATCGACCATTTCACGGCTGCTGTTTCGCTTTTACGACGTCAAGGGCGGCTCCATCGAGATCGACGGTCAGGATATTCGCGGCGTCTCTCAGGCGTCTTTACGCAAGACCATCGGCATGGTGCCGCAGGATACGGTGCTGTTCAACGACACGATCAGCTACAATATCGCCTATGGTCGCTATGGGGCCTCAAGGGCTGAGGTCGAGGACGCCGCCGACCGCGCCCAGATTTCCGGCTTTATCGCCACCCTGCCCAAGGGCTATGATACCGAGGTCGGCGAGCGCGGCCTGAAGCTGTCGGGGGGCGAAAAGCAGCGCGTGGCCATTGCCCGGACGCTTCTGAAATCACCGCCGATCCTCATACTCGATGAGGCGACTTCGGCGCTTGATACCCATACGGAGCGCGAGATTCAGGCCTCGCTCGATGATGTGTCGAAGAACCGCACCACATTGGTGATTGCCCACCGCCTGTCCACCGTGGTGGCGGCGGATGAGATTCTGGTGCTGAAGGACGGGGTGATTTCCGAGCGTGGCCGCCATCATGATCTGATGCGGCAGAACGGGCTCTATGCCTCAATGTGGGAACGCCAGCGCGCCGCCGACGAGGCCAAGCAGGCCCTGGCCAAGGTGACCTCTGACGTCGAATAG
- a CDS encoding cyclopropane-fatty-acyl-phospholipid synthase family protein has product MNLLASAIGAAERAPLPDGLTLAGIDWLVGRTCRRLELSDDAAEAAFVAAMDDYPIAAHTDAANAQHYELPPEFFALTLGTQRKYSCCLYPDDSTTLDEAETLALDETCEHAGLNDGQDILELGCGWGSLSLHMAENFPQSRIVSVSNSHSQRGYIVEQAKQRGLNNLTVITADMNDFNVDLRFDRVVSVEMFEHMSNWRALLQRTRGWLKPDGRLFLHVFTHRSHSYRFHHDDPADWIGRYFFTGGIMPAHDLPHRFGDLYAVEAEWRWSGQHYQRTALDWLERFDTEHAAITPILRSVYGRDAGLWHRRWRLFYLATAGLFGHDQSREWGIGHYLLAPK; this is encoded by the coding sequence ATGAACCTGCTCGCCAGCGCCATCGGCGCCGCAGAACGCGCGCCCCTGCCCGATGGCCTGACCCTGGCCGGGATCGACTGGCTGGTGGGCCGCACGTGCCGCCGCCTTGAACTGAGCGATGATGCGGCCGAAGCCGCCTTCGTGGCCGCTATGGACGATTATCCGATCGCCGCCCACACCGATGCCGCCAATGCCCAGCATTACGAACTGCCGCCCGAATTTTTCGCCCTCACCCTGGGCACCCAGCGCAAATATTCGTGCTGCCTCTATCCCGACGATTCCACCACGCTTGATGAGGCCGAAACCCTGGCGCTTGATGAAACCTGCGAACATGCGGGCCTCAATGATGGTCAGGACATACTCGAACTGGGCTGCGGCTGGGGATCTTTGTCGCTGCACATGGCCGAAAATTTTCCGCAATCGCGCATCGTATCGGTCTCCAACTCGCATTCGCAGCGCGGCTATATTGTCGAACAGGCGAAGCAGCGCGGCCTGAACAACCTGACCGTCATCACCGCCGACATGAACGATTTTAACGTCGATCTGCGTTTTGACCGTGTTGTGTCGGTGGAGATGTTCGAGCATATGTCGAACTGGCGGGCGCTTTTGCAGCGCACGCGCGGCTGGCTGAAACCCGACGGACGCCTGTTCCTGCACGTCTTTACGCACCGCAGCCATTCCTACCGCTTTCACCACGATGATCCCGCCGACTGGATCGGGCGCTATTTCTTCACCGGCGGCATCATGCCCGCCCACGACCTGCCGCATCGCTTCGGCGATCTCTATGCGGTCGAGGCCGAGTGGCGCTGGTCGGGTCAGCATTATCAGCGCACGGCGCTCGACTGGCTGGAGCGCTTCGATACGGAGCACGCCGCCATCACGCCTATCCTGCGCTCCGTCTATGGCCGCGACGCCGGATTGTGGCACAGGCGCTGGCGGCTCTTTTATCTCGCCACGGCGGGCTTATTTGGCCATGATCAGAGCCGCGAATGGGGCATAGGCCATTATCTGCTGGCCCCAAAGTAA
- a CDS encoding DUF1295 domain-containing protein translates to MTALLQSQPLFWPMLLIAAGLSLTMFVAWAVQRLTSHSGWIDVIWSFGVGAGGLAAALLPGLGAAPRHYMVALLILLWSLRLGLHILNRTLKGGDDPRYAALIAQWGKSAGWQLFLFLQIQALAALVLVLAVRLAATSPAPFPSIGDAAGLALLIVAVAGEAVADAQIERFRHAHKGEHLVCDTGLWSWSRHPNYFFEWLGWCAWAVIAIVPAFTGFGWLALAAPAMMYGLLVHVSGVPPLEAHMLKSRGDAFRAYQARVSPFFPLPPHSAPKGVTR, encoded by the coding sequence ATGACCGCACTCTTACAGTCCCAGCCCCTGTTCTGGCCCATGCTCCTGATCGCCGCTGGCCTCAGCCTGACCATGTTCGTGGCCTGGGCCGTGCAGCGTCTGACCAGCCATTCGGGCTGGATCGACGTGATCTGGTCGTTTGGCGTCGGCGCGGGCGGGCTGGCGGCAGCGCTCCTGCCCGGTTTAGGTGCTGCGCCGCGTCATTATATGGTGGCCCTGCTGATCCTTTTGTGGTCGCTGCGGCTTGGCCTGCATATTCTCAACCGCACCTTAAAAGGTGGCGATGATCCGCGTTACGCCGCCCTGATCGCCCAGTGGGGCAAGTCCGCCGGCTGGCAATTGTTCCTCTTTTTACAGATTCAGGCTCTGGCTGCCCTCGTGCTGGTGCTCGCCGTCCGGCTGGCCGCCACCAGCCCCGCCCCCTTCCCGTCCATCGGTGACGCGGCGGGTCTGGCCCTGCTGATCGTCGCCGTGGCGGGCGAAGCCGTGGCCGACGCCCAGATCGAGCGTTTCCGCCATGCGCACAAGGGCGAACATCTTGTCTGCGACACCGGCCTGTGGAGCTGGTCGCGCCACCCCAACTATTTCTTTGAATGGCTGGGCTGGTGCGCCTGGGCGGTGATCGCCATTGTGCCCGCCTTCACAGGCTTCGGCTGGCTGGCCCTGGCCGCACCTGCCATGATGTACGGCCTGCTCGTCCATGTTTCAGGCGTGCCGCCGCTCGAAGCCCACATGCTGAAAAGCCGCGGCGATGCGTTTCGCGCCTATCAGGCGCGCGTCAGCCCCTTCTTTCCCCTGCCTCCGCATTCCGCCCCCAAAGGAGTCACAAGATGA
- a CDS encoding DUF2147 domain-containing protein — protein sequence MPTQPACLMITAALMLTTPLAAYAQSSSERAPRAASMQGVWNRGDGKARVRVGPCGDGLCAVNLWIKPGTHGEKVGDRLVLDVAPDSDGHWSGKAYDPQRNLHMSFDADVESDHMTTTGCVLKIMCKHMGWTRAAG from the coding sequence ATGCCGACACAACCAGCCTGCCTGATGATCACCGCTGCCCTGATGCTGACCACGCCTCTGGCGGCCTATGCTCAGTCGTCATCCGAACGCGCGCCGCGCGCCGCCTCCATGCAAGGTGTGTGGAATCGCGGCGACGGCAAGGCGCGTGTGCGGGTGGGGCCGTGCGGCGACGGTCTGTGCGCCGTTAATCTGTGGATCAAGCCGGGTACGCACGGCGAAAAGGTCGGTGACCGGCTGGTGCTGGATGTGGCACCCGACAGCGACGGCCACTGGTCGGGCAAGGCCTATGATCCGCAACGCAATCTGCATATGAGCTTCGACGCCGATGTCGAGTCCGATCACATGACCACGACCGGCTGCGTGCTGAAAATCATGTGCAAGCATATGGGCTGGACGCGCGCTGCCGGTTGA
- a CDS encoding response regulator — MIEQSNPTSRLMRRLNPVGVTVLVVEDHDATRRLVMELLRASGFVNLYFARHAEEAVVMMQAHAPDLLIVDWGLPGMSGIDLVTEVRHAALNGDTRFANPHMPIIMLTARQRVRDVDQAHRAGVTEFVVKPFSANSLLRAISKALLRKARNITPMTAGTRRKAALFPGLGQRTGDMAAAPPSGRKPQKPPSARRLKSEALKMQALEEMSSLRQLMQTSGTINPKALNMVVTRLIDTQTAAHDARMRLIEHAAASLNTYVRLFGDRAETDVLDVHLDALIRLNGEPPADHDEALAIVTHLDTLVTHRRQHRKVAS, encoded by the coding sequence ATGATCGAACAGTCAAACCCTACCTCGCGCCTGATGCGCAGGCTCAACCCCGTGGGGGTGACGGTGCTCGTGGTCGAGGATCACGACGCCACGCGGCGTCTGGTCATGGAGTTGCTGCGTGCCTCCGGCTTTGTCAATCTCTACTTCGCCCGCCACGCCGAAGAGGCCGTGGTGATGATGCAGGCCCATGCCCCTGATCTTTTGATCGTCGATTGGGGCCTGCCCGGCATGTCGGGCATTGATCTCGTGACCGAGGTGCGCCACGCCGCCCTGAATGGCGACACGCGCTTTGCCAATCCGCACATGCCGATCATCATGCTGACCGCCCGCCAGCGCGTGCGCGATGTCGATCAGGCACACCGGGCGGGGGTGACGGAATTCGTCGTCAAGCCCTTCTCGGCCAATTCTCTGCTGCGCGCCATCTCCAAGGCCCTGTTGCGTAAAGCGCGCAACATCACCCCAATGACCGCCGGCACACGCCGCAAGGCTGCGCTTTTCCCCGGACTGGGTCAGCGTACGGGCGACATGGCCGCCGCGCCGCCGTCCGGTCGCAAGCCACAAAAGCCACCCTCCGCCAGACGCCTGAAATCCGAAGCGCTGAAAATGCAGGCGCTCGAAGAGATGAGCAGCCTGCGCCAGTTGATGCAGACCAGCGGCACGATCAACCCAAAGGCGCTCAATATGGTGGTGACGCGCCTGATCGATACCCAGACCGCCGCCCATGATGCACGTATGCGCCTGATCGAACACGCCGCCGCCTCACTCAACACCTATGTCCGCCTGTTCGGCGACCGGGCCGAGACCGATGTGCTCGATGTCCATCTCGATGCCTTGATCCGCCTCAATGGCGAACCGCCCGCCGATCATGACGAAGCGCTCGCCATCGTGACCCATCTCGACACTCTGGTGACCCACCGCCGCCAGCATCGCAAGGTGGCCTCATGA
- a CDS encoding Tat pathway signal protein, giving the protein MIKRRHLLLLPVLASAPALLSAAPVFAETKKKGGGDGYTQFPTINVFTDADRLRHGTMSVDLGLYSDDPKLVAQIKLYMPRLQDAYVTVLQGYGGTLNRTSVVDTNYISMQLQAVTDRILQVHGAKVLLGSILLN; this is encoded by the coding sequence ATGATCAAGCGTCGTCATCTTCTGCTCCTGCCCGTTCTGGCGTCTGCGCCTGCCCTCCTGTCCGCCGCGCCCGTTTTCGCGGAGACGAAGAAGAAGGGTGGCGGCGATGGCTATACCCAGTTTCCGACCATCAACGTCTTCACCGATGCCGACCGTTTGCGTCACGGCACAATGAGCGTCGATCTTGGCCTGTATAGCGATGATCCCAAGCTGGTGGCGCAGATCAAGCTCTATATGCCGCGCCTTCAGGACGCCTATGTCACCGTGCTTCAGGGCTATGGCGGCACTCTGAACCGCACCTCCGTGGTCGATACCAACTATATCAGTATGCAATTACAGGCCGTCACCGACCGGATTTTACAGGTGCATGGCGCCAAGGTGCTGCTGGGTTCGATTTTGCTGAATTAG
- a CDS encoding phasin, whose protein sequence is MTTRFSPFTQSSFEAGLKLMEAQSQLAARSLINLIEMISTSTHRYSEDTDHFTQEAMRLMNAAASAPDAAALAEVQKRWAETCLTYGKDRTQATLNFVEQCGQQALNIAARHGQGGADQNSSEAPKT, encoded by the coding sequence ATGACGACCCGATTTTCACCCTTCACCCAGTCCTCGTTTGAAGCCGGTCTGAAGCTGATGGAGGCGCAGAGCCAGCTTGCGGCGCGCAGCCTGATCAATCTGATCGAGATGATCTCCACCAGCACGCACCGCTACAGCGAAGACACCGACCATTTTACGCAGGAAGCTATGCGCCTGATGAATGCGGCGGCCAGCGCGCCCGATGCCGCCGCCCTGGCCGAGGTGCAGAAGCGCTGGGCCGAAACCTGCCTGACCTATGGCAAGGATCGCACCCAGGCCACGCTGAACTTCGTCGAGCAGTGCGGACAGCAGGCGCTCAATATCGCGGCGCGGCATGGTCAGGGTGGCGCTGACCAGAACAGCTCTGAAGCCCCGAAAACCTAA